From the Scophthalmus maximus strain ysfricsl-2021 chromosome 11, ASM2237912v1, whole genome shotgun sequence genome, one window contains:
- the c1qtnf5 gene encoding complement C1q tumor necrosis factor-related protein 5 — protein MTSLGLSPLLLRSLLILHVHLSSQLEDNKIPPSLCTGHPGIPGSPGVHGSPGQPGRDGRDGRDAAPGERGDKGGRGDSGETGVRGLTGDKGDLGEKGERGQQGECAVAPKSAFSAKLSEGLTLPLTVGDAVRFDKITLNEQGDYNTETGRFTCKVPGVYYFAVHATVYRASLQFDLMKNGHTVASYFQFYGNWPKPGSLSGGSLLHLVPGDQVWVQMALSEYNGFYSSTKTDSTFTGFLVYSEWKHSAVFA, from the exons ATGACCTCACTCGGACTGTCGCCCTTGTTGTTGCGCTCCCTCCTCATCCTACACGTCCATCTTTCCAGCCAGCTAGAAGACAACAAGATCCCACCCAGTCTGTGCACCGGTCACCCTGGGATCCCCGGCTCTCCCGGGGTTCATGGCAGCCCTGGTCAGCCGGGGCGAGATGGGAGGGATGGGAGAGATGCTGCTCcgggggagaggggagacaaGGGGGGCCGGGGAGACTCAG gTGAGACAGGAGTGCGGGGCCTGACCGGAGACAAAGGTGACctgggagaaaagggggagaggggcCAGCAAGGAGAGTGTGCTGTGGCTCCCAAATCAGCCTTCAGTGCCAAACTATCCGAGGGCCTCACTTTGCCCCTCACTGTGGGAGATGCGGTCCGCTTCGACAAGATCACGCTGAACGAACAGGGGGACTACAACACGGAGACCGGACGCTTCACCTGCAAAGTGCCTGGAGTCTACTACTTTGCCGTCCACGCCACAGTGTACCGCGCCAGCCTGCAGTTCGACCTGATGAAGAACGGACACACGGTGGCGTCTTACTTTCAGTTCTACGGAAACTGGCCCAAACCGGGCTCTCTGTCGGGCGGCTCCCTGCTCCACCTCGTCCCTGGTGACCAGGTGTGGGTCCAGATGGCTCTGTCAGAGTACAATGGGTTTTACTCCAGCACCAAGACCGACAGCACCTTCACGGGCTTCCTGGTCTACTCAGAATGGAAACACTCTGCTGTGTTTGCATGA
- the rnf26 gene encoding E3 ubiquitin-protein ligase RNF26 produces MALVNFVISTVGKCLDAACLLLDLNFLVVHTVVRSLLAVVSFVANLPALLLASALQLGNFFVFCSVTAAEATSHAAQQAVAVLGGVSLALEGLLESLKMVGYLSMHVLLRGKEQLCRGLLSMLEGCGIAVSLVVYFTNTVVNFALIATQNVYLAVVSVLQTLSSPLQTVLELTLTSLTFLYSSLVGTSAFLWSPCKLLLDLVVSLVHMFVSIFVLNIYGLLLTVTVALTTTAYLNPELTRQAAAQALDYIDSVPALHRLTVAARSVPRLVRGNLQSLQRILHHLYLLERRLWRQLSQHSSQIGLALRTHLHRDGDGRARGDGDAGEERRGPPDGRAGDGAHQELLDLVFPSSSTDRPLKKASSAGKGDKLLPAENLLTLLKEQEDRKKCVICQDCTKTVVLLPCRHLCLCRDCTNILLRQPVYQQNCPLCRHMILNTMDVYL; encoded by the coding sequence ATGGCTCTGGTGAACTTCGTCATCTCCACcgttggaaaatgtctggacgcCGCGTGTCTGCTGCTGGACCTGAACTTCCTCGTGGTCCACACCGTGGTGCGGAGCCTGCTCGCGGTCGTCTCGTTCGTAGCCAACCTGCCCGCCCTGCTCCTCGCCTCGGCGCTGCAGCTGGGCAACTTCTTCGTCTTCTGCTCGGTGACGGCGGCGGAGGCGACCTCACACGCCGCCCAGCAGGCCGTCGCCGTGCTGGGCGGCGTGTCGCTGGCGCTGGAGGGGCTGCTGGAGAGCCTGAAGATGGTGGGCTACCTGTCCATGCACGTCCTCCTCCGGGGCAAGGAGCAGCTGTGTCGCGGGCTGCTGTCCATGCTGGAGGGCTGTGGCATCGCCGTCAGCCTGGTGGTGTACTTCACCAACACGGTGGTGAACTTTGCCCTCATCGCCACCCAGAACGTGTACCTGGCCGTGGTCAGCGTGCTGCAGACGCTGTCCAGCCCTCTGCAGACGGTGCTGGAGCTCACGCTGACCTCCCTCACCTTCCTGTACAGCAGCCTGGTCGGGACGTCGGCTTTCCTGTGGTCGCCCTGTAAGCTGCTGTTGGACCTGGTGGTTTCCCTGGTGCACATGTTCGTCAGCATCTTCGTACTGAACATCTACGGCCTGCTGCTCACCGTCACCGTCGCTCTGACGACCACGGCCTACCTGAACCCAGAGCTGACCCGACAGGCAGCCGCACAAGCTCTGGATTACATCGACTCTGTTCCCGCTCTGCACAGACTCACGGTAGCCGCTCGGAGCGTCCCGCGTTTGGTGCGTGGCAACTTGCAAAGCCTGCAAAGGATCCTCCACCACCTCTACCTACTGGAGAGGCGCCTTTGGCGGCAGCTGTCTCAACACAGCAGCCAAATAGGCCTGGCACTGCGGACACACCTCCACAGGGACGGCGACGGCAGAGCGCGAGGGGACGGCGACGCCGGAGAGGAGCGCCGGGGTCCGCCGGATGGGAGAGCGGGAGATGGAGCCCACCAAGAGCTGCTGGATTTAGTTTTCCCCTCCTCCAGCACAGACAGGCCACTGAAGAAGGCGTCGTCTGCAGGCAAAGGCGACAAACTcctgcctgctgagaacctGCTGACTCtgctgaaggagcaggaggacaggAAGAAGTGTGTCATCTGTCAGGACTGCACCAAGACGGTGGTGCTGCTGCCGTGCCGACACCTCTGCTTGTGCAGAGACTGTACAAACATCCTGTTGAGGCAGCCCGTCTACCAACAGAACTGTCCGCTCTGTCGCCACATGATCCTCAACACTATGGACGTTTATCTATGA